From a region of the Candidatus Zixiibacteriota bacterium genome:
- the tuf gene encoding elongation factor Tu (EF-Tu; promotes GTP-dependent binding of aminoacyl-tRNA to the A-site of ribosomes during protein biosynthesis; when the tRNA anticodon matches the mRNA codon, GTP hydrolysis results; the inactive EF-Tu-GDP leaves the ribosome and release of GDP is promoted by elongation factor Ts; many prokaryotes have two copies of the gene encoding EF-Tu) produces the protein MAKEKFDRSKPHVNVGTIGHVDHGKTTLTAAITMVLAKRDKS, from the coding sequence ATGGCGAAGGAGAAATTTGATCGGTCGAAACCGCACGTCAACGTAGGGACGATCGGGCACGTGGATCACGGGAAGACGACGTTGACGGCGGCGATCACGATGGTGTTGGCGAAGCGGGACAAGAGCG